In Bacillus cereus ATCC 14579, a single window of DNA contains:
- a CDS encoding YrzQ family protein yields the protein MNLRNSLIALGVGAAAYQYARKQDVFSKRNMKKARKMIKSYL from the coding sequence TTGAATCTACGCAATTCATTAATCGCATTAGGTGTTGGAGCTGCAGCATATCAATATGCTCGTAAACAAGATGTATTTTCAAAACGCAATATGAAAAAAGCACGTAAGATGATTAAGTCTTACTTATAA
- the recD2 gene encoding SF1B family DNA helicase RecD2, with amino-acid sequence MGNQHAMDLFEEEKKFIKAQVLHTIFHNEENLYSVVSMKVIETNETYDEKKVMINGHFPRMHEDEVFTLTGHFKDHPKYGKQYMVETFKKELPQTKAGMVQYLASDLFKGIGKRTAEKIVDHLGEHAISKIMDDPEALNGVVNKQKAQEIYETIVEHQGLEKVMSFLNGYGFGTKLSIKIYQQYKEMTLEVIRNNPYQLIEEVDGIGFGRADDIGRALGISGNHDDRVRAGCFYTLENVSLQLGHVYMRKDQLVRETMSLLNNQEGRVTEEDIIGCIETMQSEGKVIIEEERVYLATLFYSEKGVVKSIRRLMNQEETPSFPEAEVLKTLGEIEEQLNVQYAPFQQEAIQTALHKPMMLLTGGPGTGKTTVIKGIVEMYASLHGLSLNPNEYSDDNPFPILLTAPTGRAAKRMSESTGLPACTIHRLLGWTPEGSFQRNETDPVQGKLLIIDEFSMVDIWLANQLFKSLPTNIQVIVVGDEDQLPSVGPGQVLKDLLNAGAVPTVKLTEIYRQAEGSSVIQLAHAIKNGTLPPDLAQNKKDRSFISCTGAQIVEVVKKVCENAKTKGFSARDVQVLAPMYRGPAGINVLNEALQQVFNPKREKSKEIQYGDVVYRRGDKVLQLVNQPESQVFNGDIGEIVSVFYAKENVEQQDMIIVSFDGIEVTYTKPDLNQITHAYCCSIHKSQGSEFPIVIMPIVKSYNRMLRRNLIYTGITRSKKFLIICGEEAAFQSGVNRLDDAMRQTTLASRLQESQGEVQMVTVNGEEMDVENISPYDFM; translated from the coding sequence ATGGGAAATCAACATGCAATGGATTTGTTTGAGGAAGAAAAAAAGTTTATAAAAGCGCAAGTTCTTCATACCATTTTCCACAACGAAGAAAACCTCTATTCCGTTGTCAGTATGAAAGTCATTGAAACGAATGAAACGTATGACGAAAAGAAAGTAATGATAAACGGTCATTTTCCCCGCATGCATGAAGATGAAGTGTTTACATTGACAGGTCATTTTAAGGACCATCCAAAGTATGGAAAACAATATATGGTTGAAACATTTAAAAAAGAATTGCCGCAAACAAAAGCAGGTATGGTGCAATATTTAGCGAGTGATTTATTTAAAGGGATAGGAAAACGTACAGCTGAAAAAATTGTGGACCATCTCGGAGAACATGCTATTTCTAAAATTATGGATGACCCTGAGGCGTTAAATGGTGTTGTTAATAAACAAAAGGCTCAGGAAATATATGAGACAATTGTTGAACATCAAGGATTAGAGAAAGTAATGAGCTTTTTAAATGGCTACGGTTTTGGAACGAAACTTTCTATTAAGATTTACCAGCAATATAAAGAGATGACATTAGAAGTGATTCGTAATAATCCGTATCAACTTATTGAAGAAGTGGACGGGATTGGTTTTGGAAGAGCGGATGATATAGGGCGTGCGTTAGGGATATCGGGTAATCATGACGACCGTGTACGAGCGGGATGTTTTTACACATTAGAGAATGTCTCATTACAACTTGGTCATGTTTATATGAGGAAAGATCAACTTGTAAGAGAAACGATGTCACTTTTAAACAATCAAGAAGGAAGAGTGACTGAGGAAGATATTATAGGTTGTATTGAAACGATGCAAAGTGAAGGGAAAGTCATCATAGAAGAAGAACGAGTGTATTTAGCGACGTTATTCTACTCTGAAAAAGGTGTTGTAAAGTCTATTCGCAGGCTTATGAATCAAGAAGAAACACCTTCATTTCCAGAAGCGGAAGTGTTAAAAACGTTAGGTGAAATTGAAGAACAACTGAACGTACAATATGCACCGTTTCAGCAAGAAGCAATTCAAACGGCACTTCATAAACCGATGATGTTATTGACAGGTGGACCAGGAACAGGGAAAACAACAGTTATTAAAGGGATTGTTGAAATGTATGCGTCACTTCACGGATTATCGTTAAATCCGAATGAATACAGTGATGATAATCCATTTCCAATACTATTAACAGCTCCAACAGGAAGAGCAGCGAAGCGGATGAGTGAATCGACAGGACTTCCAGCTTGCACAATTCACCGTTTACTTGGTTGGACGCCAGAAGGATCTTTCCAGCGTAATGAAACGGATCCTGTCCAAGGTAAGCTCCTTATTATCGATGAATTTTCAATGGTTGATATTTGGCTTGCAAATCAGCTATTTAAGTCGTTGCCGACGAATATTCAAGTTATCGTTGTAGGTGATGAAGATCAGTTGCCATCTGTAGGACCTGGACAAGTATTAAAAGATTTATTAAATGCAGGCGCAGTTCCGACAGTGAAGCTTACTGAAATTTATCGTCAAGCGGAAGGCTCATCAGTGATTCAACTTGCCCATGCGATAAAAAATGGAACTCTACCACCAGATTTAGCGCAAAACAAAAAAGATCGTTCGTTTATCAGCTGTACAGGGGCTCAAATTGTTGAGGTTGTGAAAAAAGTTTGCGAAAATGCTAAAACAAAAGGCTTTAGTGCAAGGGATGTTCAAGTATTAGCACCGATGTACCGCGGGCCTGCTGGTATTAATGTATTAAACGAAGCGCTGCAACAAGTATTTAATCCGAAGAGGGAAAAGAGTAAAGAAATCCAGTACGGTGATGTTGTGTACCGAAGAGGTGATAAAGTACTGCAACTCGTGAATCAGCCGGAGAGCCAAGTGTTTAATGGTGATATTGGGGAAATTGTTTCGGTGTTTTATGCAAAAGAAAACGTTGAGCAACAAGATATGATTATCGTTTCATTTGATGGAATTGAGGTAACGTATACGAAGCCCGATTTAAATCAAATTACGCATGCATATTGTTGTTCCATTCATAAATCACAAGGTAGTGAATTTCCGATTGTTATTATGCCAATCGTGAAAAGTTACAACCGTATGTTACGTCGTAATTTAATTTACACGGGTATTACAAGAAGTAAGAAGTTCCTTATTATTTGCGGGGAGGAAGCAGCTTTCCAATCTGGTGTAAATCGCCTTGATGATGCAATGCGTCAAACAACTTTAGCTAGTCGCTTGCAAGAATCACAAGGAGAAGTACAGATGGTCACAGTTAATGGCGAGGAAATGGACGTGGAAAACATTTCACCGTATGATTTCATGTAA
- a CDS encoding tetratricopeptide repeat protein, whose protein sequence is MSNKLETGIQYMQEGNWEEAAKNFTEAIEENPKDALGYINFANLLDVLGDSERAILFYKRALELDDKSAAAYYGLGNVYYGQEQFTEAKAVFEQAMQAGLQSADVTFMLGITHVQLGNDRLALPFLQRATELDENDVEAVFQCGLCFARLEHVQEAKPYFEKVLEMDEEHADAYYNLGVAYVFEENNEKALALFKKATEIQPDHFLAGNGVRLLEQEAE, encoded by the coding sequence ATGTCAAACAAACTTGAAACAGGTATTCAATATATGCAAGAAGGAAACTGGGAAGAAGCAGCTAAAAATTTTACAGAAGCAATCGAAGAAAATCCGAAAGATGCGCTTGGATACATTAATTTTGCAAATTTATTAGACGTATTAGGTGATAGCGAGCGAGCGATTTTATTTTATAAACGCGCACTAGAGTTAGATGATAAATCTGCAGCTGCCTATTATGGTTTAGGAAATGTATATTATGGCCAAGAGCAATTTACTGAGGCGAAAGCTGTATTTGAACAAGCAATGCAAGCTGGATTACAATCAGCTGATGTAACATTTATGTTAGGTATCACACATGTACAGCTTGGAAATGATCGTCTTGCACTACCATTCTTACAAAGAGCAACAGAATTAGATGAAAACGATGTAGAAGCTGTATTCCAGTGCGGACTTTGCTTCGCGCGATTAGAACATGTTCAAGAGGCGAAACCTTATTTTGAAAAGGTATTAGAAATGGATGAAGAGCATGCAGATGCGTATTACAATTTAGGTGTTGCGTACGTATTTGAGGAAAATAATGAGAAGGCTCTCGCTTTATTTAAGAAAGCAACTGAAATTCAGCCAGATCACTTTTTAGCGGGTAATGGCGTTCGTTTATTAGAGCAAGAAGCTGAATAA